In Methylophaga thalassica, one genomic interval encodes:
- the ftsB gene encoding cell division protein FtsB, with the protein MSKPVMILLAAILVLLQYRLWLSHDGLPSLLRLHQAVEKQRLDNTELKERNQVLAAEVQDLKSGLDALEERARSELGMVKPGETFFQIIDKPDEQ; encoded by the coding sequence ATGTCTAAACCCGTCATGATTTTGTTAGCCGCAATTTTGGTATTACTTCAATACCGATTGTGGCTCAGTCATGACGGGCTTCCTTCTTTATTACGCCTTCACCAAGCTGTAGAAAAGCAACGTCTTGATAACACTGAGTTAAAAGAACGTAATCAAGTGTTAGCTGCTGAGGTGCAAGATCTGAAAAGTGGTCTTGATGCCTTGGAAGAAAGAGCGCGTAGCGAACTCGGTATGGTGAAACCTGGCGAAACCTTTTTCCAGATTATTGATAAACCAGATGAGCAGTAA
- a CDS encoding TonB-dependent receptor yields the protein MQFPQKRKLICVMLASALFSSASFAADDDVKLSDIEVVGTTPLHGVGLPKDQVAANVQTATDEDIERVQALDISDFMNKTLGSVSLNQAQNNPFQPDLQFRGFTASPLVGNSQGLSVYVDGIRVNEPFGDAVNFELIPESAIASMNLIPGSNPLFGLNTLGGALSIKTKNGFTNPGHSLEAYTGSFGRDSGTIESGGSDGNFAYFVTGSITKEDGWRDYSPSRVEQFFTNLSYADEDTTLDFGITAVDSDLNGNGASPTLLVDADREAVFTHPDNTQNKLRMFTLNGTHWLNDKTMLAANTYYRKSDRDSFNGDGTENEFNGTDIEDEDGNPIVDGTTLGLDGTEDLAANNTSKTEQDSFGFALQSTFLNDLFGRDNQLIVGVGFDHSNVDYSSQTELATFDDTRGTVGTGYVLDDTVVDGNVKTDTYSIFFTNTHSLTDRLAMTVGARYNWIEVDISGTSEGGDQDLNESGNSHTFKRLNPSLGLTYKLTDTMTSYVSYNESNRAPTATELTCAEPDSPCAYPNAFLADPPLDDVVARTIETGLRGQQELFNWYANVYYTQLKDDLLFFPEDESQSDDVSGRLGLGNFRNIDKTARAGVELGMAGQYEKLSWSANYGYVRATFEDDFTYSRDGDLYNVSKGDRLPSIPAHNLNVGLDYAFTQQFSAGLTASYHSSQYYRGDEANDDKKIAGYRVVNLHSRYKVNEHLQFFAKVDNLFDSEYNTFGLYGEPDEAPGLDAYDSDEHFVGTSAPRAGWIGFKLTM from the coding sequence ATGCAATTTCCGCAAAAGAGAAAGCTGATTTGCGTCATGCTAGCTTCCGCGCTGTTTTCCAGTGCGAGTTTTGCTGCTGACGATGATGTTAAATTAAGTGACATTGAAGTCGTGGGAACAACCCCTCTACATGGAGTAGGCTTACCTAAGGATCAAGTTGCTGCGAATGTGCAGACAGCAACTGATGAAGATATCGAACGTGTTCAGGCGTTAGACATTTCTGATTTCATGAACAAAACATTGGGTAGTGTCAGTTTGAATCAGGCACAAAACAACCCATTCCAGCCTGATCTGCAATTCCGTGGCTTTACGGCTTCACCTTTAGTCGGTAACTCTCAAGGTTTGTCTGTGTATGTTGATGGCATTCGTGTTAATGAGCCGTTTGGTGACGCGGTTAACTTTGAATTAATTCCAGAGTCTGCGATTGCCAGCATGAACCTGATTCCAGGCTCAAACCCGCTGTTTGGTTTGAATACGCTGGGCGGTGCTTTATCGATCAAAACTAAGAACGGTTTTACTAACCCAGGCCATAGCTTAGAAGCATATACAGGCTCATTTGGTCGTGACTCAGGCACCATTGAAAGTGGTGGTAGTGATGGTAATTTTGCTTACTTTGTGACTGGTTCTATTACTAAAGAAGATGGCTGGCGTGATTACTCTCCATCGCGTGTAGAGCAGTTTTTCACAAACTTAAGCTATGCTGATGAAGACACCACATTAGATTTTGGTATCACTGCGGTTGATAGTGATTTAAATGGTAATGGGGCATCTCCTACTCTGTTAGTCGATGCAGACCGTGAAGCAGTGTTCACGCATCCAGATAATACGCAAAATAAACTGCGTATGTTTACCCTGAATGGCACTCACTGGTTAAATGATAAAACTATGTTGGCTGCTAACACGTACTATCGTAAGAGTGATCGTGATTCATTTAATGGTGATGGTACCGAGAATGAATTTAATGGCACAGACATTGAAGATGAAGATGGTAATCCGATTGTTGATGGCACTACCTTGGGTCTAGATGGTACTGAAGACCTTGCAGCGAATAATACAAGTAAAACAGAGCAAGACAGCTTTGGCTTTGCTTTACAATCAACCTTTTTAAATGATTTGTTTGGTCGCGATAATCAATTAATTGTGGGTGTAGGTTTTGATCATTCAAATGTGGATTATTCCTCACAAACAGAATTGGCTACTTTCGATGATACTCGAGGTACAGTAGGTACTGGATATGTTCTTGATGACACAGTAGTCGATGGTAACGTTAAGACCGATACTTATAGTATTTTCTTCACTAATACGCATTCATTAACTGATCGTCTAGCCATGACGGTTGGCGCTCGTTATAACTGGATTGAAGTGGATATTTCAGGTACGAGTGAAGGTGGTGATCAAGATCTGAATGAGTCAGGAAATTCTCATACATTTAAACGTTTAAATCCTTCATTGGGTTTAACGTATAAATTGACAGATACTATGACTTCTTATGTCAGCTATAACGAATCAAATCGTGCACCAACAGCAACTGAATTGACTTGTGCTGAACCAGATTCACCTTGTGCTTATCCAAATGCGTTCTTAGCAGATCCACCGTTAGATGATGTTGTTGCCAGAACCATTGAAACAGGTCTACGTGGCCAACAAGAATTATTCAACTGGTATGCCAATGTTTATTACACCCAGTTAAAAGATGATTTATTGTTTTTCCCAGAAGATGAAAGTCAATCGGATGATGTGAGTGGTCGTTTAGGCTTAGGTAACTTCAGAAATATTGATAAAACAGCGCGTGCGGGTGTTGAACTGGGTATGGCCGGACAATATGAGAAGCTAAGCTGGTCAGCAAACTATGGTTATGTTCGTGCGACATTTGAAGATGATTTCACTTATTCACGTGATGGTGATTTATATAACGTGTCTAAAGGTGATCGTCTGCCAAGCATTCCTGCACATAACTTAAATGTAGGTCTGGACTATGCATTCACGCAACAATTTTCTGCAGGTTTAACCGCGTCATATCACTCTAGTCAGTACTACCGTGGTGATGAAGCGAATGACGATAAGAAAATTGCGGGTTATCGTGTTGTGAACCTGCACAGCCGTTACAAAGTGAATGAGCATCTGCAGTTCTTCGCAAAAGTCGATAATTTATTCGACAGCGAGTACAACACTTTTGGTTTATACGGTGAGCCTGATGAAGCACCGGGTCTGGATGCTTATGACAGTGATGAACATTTCGTCGGTACAAGTGCACCTCGTGCAGGATGGATTGGTTTCAAACTAACCATGTAA
- the ispD gene encoding 2-C-methyl-D-erythritol 4-phosphate cytidylyltransferase: MSSKQAVWAVVPAAGIGSRMQAEIPKQYLLIDDKPVLQLTLERLASHPAIEGIVIALAENDQWWPSLSLSLSCELLIAKGGKDRSDSVSNALKLLQQHIEHNPWVLVHDAARPCLRHADIDAMLDTLADDAVGGILGIPVSDTVKRVDDNNMIQETVCRQGLWRAATPQMFRLAPLSEALISAAEKSLAVTDEASAIELAGYQPRMVEGHSDNIKITVPQDLALAALYLRQQAGGN, from the coding sequence ATGAGCAGTAAACAGGCTGTTTGGGCTGTAGTGCCTGCTGCCGGTATTGGTAGTCGAATGCAGGCTGAGATACCAAAGCAATATTTATTGATCGATGATAAGCCTGTTTTACAGTTAACGCTTGAGAGATTGGCTTCACACCCAGCCATTGAAGGGATTGTGATTGCATTAGCAGAAAATGATCAATGGTGGCCGTCTTTATCACTGTCTTTATCCTGTGAATTATTAATCGCTAAAGGCGGTAAAGATCGCTCAGATTCCGTGTCTAATGCTTTAAAACTATTACAGCAGCACATTGAGCATAACCCATGGGTATTAGTGCATGATGCAGCCAGACCCTGTCTGCGACATGCTGATATTGATGCCATGTTAGATACACTTGCGGATGATGCCGTCGGGGGGATTCTCGGGATTCCCGTCTCCGATACCGTTAAACGTGTGGATGACAATAATATGATCCAGGAAACCGTTTGCCGCCAGGGTTTATGGCGAGCTGCCACGCCGCAGATGTTTCGCTTGGCACCGCTTTCTGAGGCATTAATCTCAGCGGCAGAAAAGTCATTAGCTGTGACGGATGAAGCCAGCGCGATAGAGTTAGCTGGTTATCAGCCGCGCATGGTGGAAGGGCACAGCGACAATATCAAAATCACCGTACCGCAGGACTTAGCGCTTGCAGCACTTTATTTACGTCAACAGGCTGGAGGCAATTAA
- a CDS encoding DUF1223 domain-containing protein has protein sequence MLKRLCLIFAFSSMLISSLACAGDWQAKTTDKHLVVIELFTAEGCGLCPAAERWVKQLPQKGLTDNDVVILNFHVDYLDQKKGWVDKFASPVFTDRQKQLTRLNLFQTVYTPEFFISGEVLHDWRAHGLDAINFVSEFKPEANINLEAKQDKNSLSVHSRVSVEGDENKQYSQLYLALTENNVISEVRGGDNAGATFNHQHLVRKWLGPFKLDANGKADMTTEVALEKSWKLADMSLVAIVQNMENGYVLQGLALPLKDR, from the coding sequence ATGTTGAAACGATTATGTCTAATATTTGCCTTCTCTAGCATGCTTATAAGCTCTCTCGCTTGTGCTGGTGATTGGCAGGCAAAAACGACTGACAAGCACCTTGTAGTAATAGAGCTATTTACTGCTGAAGGCTGTGGCTTATGTCCGGCGGCAGAACGCTGGGTTAAACAACTGCCACAGAAAGGGCTTACAGATAACGATGTGGTGATATTAAATTTCCATGTCGATTATCTTGACCAGAAGAAGGGCTGGGTTGATAAATTTGCCAGTCCAGTTTTTACTGACAGACAAAAGCAGCTGACCAGATTAAATTTATTCCAAACAGTGTATACCCCTGAGTTCTTTATCAGTGGTGAAGTGCTACATGATTGGCGCGCTCATGGGCTTGATGCCATCAATTTTGTCAGTGAGTTTAAGCCTGAAGCCAATATCAACCTCGAGGCAAAGCAAGATAAAAACAGTCTTTCTGTTCATAGTCGGGTAAGCGTTGAAGGCGATGAAAATAAGCAATATAGCCAGTTGTATCTCGCTTTGACTGAAAATAATGTGATTAGTGAGGTAAGGGGAGGCGATAATGCCGGCGCCACATTTAATCATCAACATCTCGTAAGAAAGTGGTTAGGGCCGTTTAAGTTAGATGCCAACGGTAAAGCGGATATGACGACTGAAGTTGCTCTTGAAAAGTCGTGGAAATTAGCTGATATGTCATTAGTGGCAATTGTTCAAAATATGGAAAATGGTTATGTCTTACAAGGGCTGGCCTTACCTTTAAAAGATAGATAG
- the nadC gene encoding carboxylating nicotinate-nucleotide diphosphorylase has product MTIENPLPDAFIDSQVKLALLEDIGQADLTANLIPIDAVSNATLITREDSTICGMQWFERVFKQLDASISLSWKAQDGDRVKANTVICELHGPARALLTGERTAMNFLQTLSGTATISSIYSDAVAGLPVKILDTRKTLPGWRVAQKFAVKCGGCFNHRVGLYDGILIKENHIMAAGSISNAINQAKALSAGVPIEVEVENFSELEQALASGVDIIMLDNFGIDDLKQAVAINQGRAELEASGNITLDNIRRVAETGVDRISVGALTKDIKAVDLSLRFS; this is encoded by the coding sequence ATGACCATAGAAAATCCACTCCCCGACGCATTTATAGATTCACAAGTTAAACTTGCTTTGCTTGAAGACATTGGTCAGGCAGATCTGACCGCTAATCTGATTCCGATTGATGCAGTATCAAACGCCACATTAATCACACGTGAGGATTCAACAATTTGTGGCATGCAATGGTTTGAACGCGTTTTTAAACAACTTGATGCATCAATAAGCCTTAGCTGGAAAGCCCAAGATGGTGATCGAGTGAAGGCCAATACGGTTATTTGTGAGTTACACGGACCAGCCAGAGCCTTATTAACAGGTGAGCGTACGGCAATGAATTTTTTACAGACATTGTCCGGCACCGCAACAATCTCTTCGATTTACAGCGATGCTGTAGCAGGGTTGCCTGTTAAAATATTGGACACGCGTAAAACACTACCAGGCTGGCGTGTTGCTCAAAAATTCGCAGTAAAATGTGGTGGCTGCTTTAATCATAGAGTCGGTCTATATGACGGTATTCTTATTAAAGAAAATCATATTATGGCAGCGGGTTCCATCAGCAATGCTATAAATCAGGCGAAAGCCCTATCTGCTGGCGTACCAATAGAAGTTGAAGTTGAAAATTTCTCAGAACTCGAACAGGCGCTTGCGAGCGGAGTCGATATTATTATGTTAGATAATTTTGGTATTGATGATTTAAAACAGGCCGTTGCTATCAACCAAGGCCGAGCAGAACTTGAAGCTTCGGGTAATATTACTTTGGATAATATTCGCCGTGTTGCAGAAACAGGTGTAGATAGAATCTCAGTAGGCGCACTAACAAAAGATATTAAAGCCGTTGATCTTTCTTTACGTTTTTCATAG
- the kdsA gene encoding 3-deoxy-8-phosphooctulonate synthase produces MQLCGHEVGGRQPLFLIAGTCVIESEQMTMDVAGQLKEITDKLGIPFIYKSSFDKANRTSTKSYRGPGLEAGLAILEKVKKEFNLPVLTDVHEDTPLAEVASVVDVLQTPAFLCRQTNFIVNVASQGLPVNIKKGQFLAPWDMQHVADKAKSTGNQQIMLCERGTSFGYNTLISDMRGLPTMRNMDCPVVYDATHSVQQPGGQGGASGGQREFVPVLARAAVATGIAGVFMETHPEPEKALSDGPNSWPLHKMTALLEMLQAIDATVKQQDFIEDELLARR; encoded by the coding sequence ATGCAGTTATGTGGTCATGAAGTGGGCGGCAGACAGCCTTTATTTTTAATCGCGGGCACCTGCGTCATTGAAAGTGAACAAATGACCATGGATGTGGCAGGTCAGTTGAAAGAAATCACTGACAAGCTGGGCATTCCGTTCATTTATAAATCGTCTTTCGATAAAGCCAATCGTACCTCGACAAAGAGTTATCGTGGACCGGGTCTGGAAGCAGGCTTAGCGATTCTGGAAAAAGTGAAAAAAGAATTTAATCTGCCAGTGCTGACAGATGTGCATGAAGACACGCCGTTAGCCGAAGTCGCCAGTGTCGTGGATGTGTTACAGACGCCAGCGTTCTTATGCCGTCAGACGAACTTCATCGTCAATGTGGCCAGTCAAGGCTTGCCGGTCAATATCAAAAAAGGCCAGTTTTTAGCGCCCTGGGATATGCAACACGTCGCAGACAAAGCCAAGTCGACCGGTAACCAACAAATTATGTTGTGTGAACGTGGCACATCCTTTGGTTATAACACCTTAATTTCTGATATGCGTGGTCTACCTACCATGCGAAATATGGATTGTCCGGTGGTTTATGATGCGACACATTCTGTTCAGCAACCCGGTGGACAAGGTGGAGCCTCAGGCGGCCAACGTGAGTTTGTACCCGTATTGGCACGTGCTGCGGTAGCCACGGGTATTGCCGGTGTGTTTATGGAAACGCATCCAGAACCTGAAAAAGCCTTAAGTGATGGGCCTAATTCCTGGCCATTACATAAAATGACAGCATTGTTAGAAATGCTGCAAGCAATAGATGCAACAGTAAAACAACAAGACTTTATCGAAGATGAGCTGTTAGCTCGTCGATAA
- the cysG gene encoding siroheme synthase CysG, whose translation MDYLPIFLDLKQQDCLVVGGGSVATRKVKLLLKAQAKVSVVSPEISDALGTLVKQGQLRWVQSIFKAEHITDQRLIIAATDNEQVNHLVHDIAKQKHILTNLTDNPDDSDFIFASVLDRSPIIVAVSSGGESPVLARNLRARLETLIPPAYSKLGELMGKYRETVKQKFGELRQRRQFWDSVLSGPIADHVMAGREGIAEQILQQQLADEIKTVETGEVFLVGAGPGDPELLTFKALRLMQQADIVFYDRLVSKEILALVRKEAELVYVGKQRAWHAVRQEEINNLLLEHAKQGKRVLRLKGGDPFIFGRGGEEIDTLAENAIPFQVVPGITAASGCASYAGIPLTHRDYAQSCVFVTGQLKEGELDLNWSVLVKPRQTVVVYMGLAGLPQLSQKLQEHGMPADMPAALVQQGTTENQKVWLSTIAELPELAEREKPIAPTLLIIGEVTRLHEKLAWFRSG comes from the coding sequence ATGGATTATTTACCAATATTTTTAGATTTAAAACAGCAAGACTGTCTGGTTGTCGGTGGTGGTAGCGTTGCTACACGAAAAGTGAAGTTATTACTGAAAGCACAGGCCAAGGTCAGCGTGGTGTCACCTGAAATCAGTGATGCACTTGGGACGCTGGTTAAACAAGGCCAGCTTCGCTGGGTGCAATCCATATTTAAAGCTGAGCATATTACGGATCAACGCCTGATTATTGCGGCAACAGATAATGAACAAGTTAATCATCTGGTACATGATATTGCTAAGCAAAAACATATATTAACTAATCTGACAGACAACCCTGATGACAGCGACTTTATTTTTGCTTCTGTATTAGATCGATCGCCGATTATTGTAGCGGTATCCAGTGGTGGTGAATCACCAGTTTTGGCCAGAAACTTACGTGCCCGTTTAGAAACATTAATTCCGCCTGCGTATAGTAAGCTGGGTGAATTAATGGGTAAGTACCGCGAGACAGTCAAACAAAAATTTGGTGAACTCCGTCAGAGAAGACAGTTCTGGGATAGCGTTTTGTCTGGTCCTATTGCTGATCACGTGATGGCTGGGCGGGAAGGGATTGCCGAACAGATATTACAGCAGCAACTGGCTGATGAAATCAAAACTGTTGAAACCGGCGAAGTCTTTTTGGTGGGTGCTGGACCTGGTGATCCGGAATTACTGACATTTAAAGCACTAAGACTCATGCAACAGGCCGACATTGTTTTTTATGATCGTCTGGTGAGTAAAGAAATTCTGGCGCTGGTTCGTAAAGAAGCTGAATTAGTCTATGTTGGTAAACAGCGGGCATGGCATGCCGTCAGACAGGAAGAAATCAATAATTTATTACTGGAACACGCGAAGCAGGGTAAGCGGGTATTACGCTTAAAAGGGGGCGATCCCTTTATATTTGGCCGTGGTGGTGAGGAGATCGATACACTGGCTGAAAATGCTATTCCGTTTCAGGTTGTACCGGGCATCACAGCAGCATCAGGCTGCGCATCTTATGCCGGTATTCCCCTGACACATAGAGACTATGCACAAAGCTGCGTCTTCGTAACCGGCCAATTAAAAGAAGGTGAATTAGATTTAAATTGGTCAGTATTAGTCAAACCCAGACAAACAGTGGTTGTGTATATGGGGTTAGCGGGCCTGCCCCAGCTAAGTCAGAAGTTACAAGAGCATGGAATGCCAGCCGATATGCCTGCCGCATTGGTTCAGCAAGGAACAACTGAAAATCAAAAAGTCTGGTTAAGTACGATAGCAGAGTTACCCGAGCTTGCTGAGCGTGAAAAACCGATAGCACCTACATTGCTTATCATTGGTGAAGTCACACGCTTACATGAGAAATTGGCCTGGTTTAGATCTGGTTGA
- the eno gene encoding phosphopyruvate hydratase: MSKIIDVKAREIIDSRGNPTVEADVILENGAFGRAAVPSGASTGEREAVELRDGDKGRYLGKGVLKAVEAVNGELREAVLGMDAHDQRALDNKLIATDGTENKSRLGANALLAISMATARAAAADSKKTLYKYLSTEEKAVMPVPMMNIINGGSHADNSVDLQEFMIMPVGASSLTEAVRYGAEVFHELKKVLHSRGLNTAVGDEGGFAPDLPSNESAIEVILEAIKNAGYEAGKDIMLALDAASSEFYKDGMYVLASENRSLTSAEFADLLADWANKYPIISIEDGMDENDWEGWKLLTDKIGDKVQLVGDDLFVTNPKILQQGIDKGVANSILIKVNQIGTLSETLDAINLAKANGYTAVVSHRSGETEDTTIADLAVATNAGQIKTGSLSRSDRVAKYNQLIRIEAELGDAASYPGMKAFNVQQA, translated from the coding sequence TTGAGCAAAATCATTGATGTAAAAGCAAGAGAAATCATCGATTCACGTGGTAACCCAACGGTCGAAGCTGACGTTATTCTGGAAAACGGTGCGTTTGGACGTGCAGCCGTACCGTCAGGTGCCTCAACTGGTGAGCGTGAAGCAGTTGAATTGCGTGATGGTGATAAAGGCCGTTACTTGGGTAAAGGCGTTCTTAAAGCGGTTGAAGCGGTTAACGGCGAATTAAGAGAAGCGGTGTTGGGGATGGATGCTCATGACCAACGTGCTTTAGACAATAAATTGATTGCAACTGACGGTACGGAAAACAAGAGCCGTTTAGGTGCCAATGCGTTATTAGCTATTTCTATGGCGACAGCGCGAGCAGCCGCTGCTGATTCAAAGAAAACGCTGTACAAATACCTGTCAACTGAAGAAAAAGCAGTGATGCCAGTACCGATGATGAATATCATTAATGGTGGTTCACATGCGGATAACAGCGTTGATTTACAAGAGTTTATGATTATGCCTGTCGGTGCATCAAGCCTGACAGAAGCCGTGCGTTATGGTGCTGAAGTCTTCCATGAATTGAAAAAAGTGCTGCATAGCCGTGGTCTGAATACAGCGGTGGGTGATGAAGGTGGTTTTGCACCGGATCTACCGTCTAATGAGTCAGCGATCGAAGTCATTCTGGAAGCGATCAAAAATGCCGGTTATGAAGCTGGTAAAGACATTATGCTGGCACTGGATGCTGCGAGTTCAGAATTCTACAAAGATGGCATGTATGTGCTGGCTTCTGAAAACCGCTCATTAACGTCAGCAGAGTTTGCTGACTTACTGGCTGACTGGGCAAACAAATACCCTATCATCAGTATCGAAGATGGTATGGATGAAAACGATTGGGAAGGCTGGAAATTGTTGACTGACAAAATCGGTGACAAAGTACAGTTGGTCGGTGATGACTTGTTTGTGACTAACCCGAAAATCCTGCAACAAGGTATTGATAAAGGCGTTGCCAACTCGATTCTTATCAAAGTAAATCAAATTGGTACTTTATCTGAAACACTGGATGCGATTAACTTAGCGAAAGCCAATGGTTACACGGCTGTTGTTTCTCATCGTAGTGGTGAAACTGAAGACACGACGATTGCTGACTTAGCGGTAGCGACAAATGCTGGCCAAATCAAAACTGGCTCATTATCACGCTCTGACCGTGTAGCAAAATATAATCAACTAATTCGCATCGAAGCTGAATTAGGTGATGCCGCCAGTTACCCTGGGATGAAGGCGTTTAACGTCCAACAAGCCTAG
- a CDS encoding PepSY domain-containing protein, with the protein MKVLFLCFTLLFPCLLWAEETPQYFERCLTAAKTLKPGHVIKVERKVEDERDVYEFDIRGIDGADWDLECLVKTGEIIEVEQEVDHPNHPKFKAHAKISELEARQIALALYPGEVVEVEYEIEQGGKATYEFDIATKDGKEMKVEVDASSGKIIEKNLELWQVGLE; encoded by the coding sequence ATGAAAGTTCTATTTCTTTGTTTCACATTATTATTTCCCTGTTTGCTATGGGCTGAGGAAACACCTCAGTATTTTGAGCGTTGTTTAACAGCGGCTAAAACCTTGAAACCAGGTCATGTTATTAAGGTTGAACGTAAAGTCGAAGACGAGCGTGATGTTTATGAATTTGATATCCGTGGTATTGACGGTGCTGACTGGGACCTTGAGTGCTTAGTAAAAACGGGCGAAATTATAGAAGTGGAACAAGAAGTCGATCATCCGAACCATCCGAAATTTAAAGCACACGCCAAAATTAGCGAGTTAGAGGCAAGACAAATTGCCTTAGCGCTCTATCCTGGCGAAGTGGTTGAAGTGGAATATGAAATTGAACAAGGTGGAAAAGCCACCTATGAATTTGATATTGCCACAAAAGATGGAAAAGAAATGAAAGTGGAGGTCGATGCGAGTTCTGGGAAGATTATTGAGAAAAATCTTGAGCTCTGGCAAGTCGGTTTAGAATAA
- the ispF gene encoding 2-C-methyl-D-erythritol 2,4-cyclodiphosphate synthase produces MRIGHGYDVHRFIEDAPLIIGGVTIPHTHGLEAHSDGDVLIHAICDALLGAAGLWDIGHHFPDNDDAFKGIDSRVLLRRVISDLSERGWCVGNVDATIVAQAPKMAPFIPQMRALLAVDMEVDVTAINIKATTTEKLGFAGRKEGIATHAVALIRQAD; encoded by the coding sequence ATGCGTATAGGGCATGGCTATGATGTTCATCGCTTTATTGAGGATGCACCATTAATCATCGGTGGGGTCACCATTCCACATACACATGGTCTTGAAGCGCATTCAGATGGTGATGTGCTTATTCATGCGATCTGTGATGCCTTGTTAGGTGCTGCTGGCCTGTGGGATATTGGTCATCATTTTCCTGACAATGATGACGCATTTAAAGGAATAGATAGCCGTGTACTTTTACGGCGAGTGATCAGTGATCTTTCAGAACGCGGCTGGTGTGTTGGTAATGTGGATGCCACGATTGTTGCTCAGGCACCCAAGATGGCGCCTTTTATTCCACAAATGCGAGCGTTACTGGCTGTAGACATGGAAGTAGATGTCACGGCGATTAATATCAAAGCAACCACGACCGAAAAATTAGGCTTTGCTGGTCGAAAAGAAGGTATTGCCACGCATGCAGTTGCCTTGATTAGACAAGCGGACTAA
- the truD gene encoding tRNA pseudouridine(13) synthase TruD, translating to MTLSAFDFESLARVNPAALSHRCRIRQTPEDFKVEEKLPFEPAGSGPHVMLQITKTDTNTDWLAKELAQFAGVDEVAIGYAGLKDRHAVTTQWFSVNTEGVAEPDWSAFESDLIKINLITRHNKKLKRGALSGNSFKLNLEVLDGDRDSWESALSQIQKQGVPNYFGEQRFGYQMGNLHGVEQWFEQGRKPKSRNKKSLYLSAARSWLFNLVVSERVKAQNWNQFIPGDVMQLNGNHSCFQSENDDTELFERLKTFDIHPTGALAGQGELQSHDECKQLETAVLDAWQAWVQGLSRQGLKQERRALRLVPTEFNWQWHNSRLQLTFFLPSGCFATAVLREMAVVEDSSERIIQADRESV from the coding sequence ATGACATTGTCAGCATTTGATTTTGAGTCATTAGCCCGAGTTAATCCGGCCGCCTTGAGTCACCGTTGCCGTATTCGCCAAACGCCGGAAGATTTTAAGGTGGAAGAAAAACTGCCTTTCGAACCGGCTGGGTCTGGTCCACATGTGATGTTACAGATCACCAAAACGGATACCAATACCGATTGGCTGGCGAAAGAGCTGGCACAATTTGCAGGTGTCGATGAGGTGGCCATTGGTTATGCAGGACTAAAAGATCGCCATGCGGTGACGACACAGTGGTTTAGTGTGAATACCGAGGGTGTGGCTGAACCTGATTGGTCTGCCTTTGAGTCGGATCTGATAAAAATTAACCTTATTACACGCCATAATAAGAAGTTAAAACGAGGCGCTTTGTCTGGCAATAGCTTTAAGCTAAATCTTGAAGTACTTGATGGCGACAGAGATAGCTGGGAATCGGCACTCAGTCAGATACAAAAGCAAGGCGTACCTAATTATTTTGGTGAACAGCGCTTTGGTTATCAGATGGGCAATTTACATGGTGTTGAGCAGTGGTTTGAGCAGGGTAGAAAACCTAAAAGCCGTAATAAAAAAAGTCTGTATCTTTCTGCTGCACGGTCATGGTTGTTTAATCTTGTTGTCAGCGAGCGAGTAAAAGCACAAAACTGGAATCAATTTATTCCGGGTGATGTGATGCAGTTAAATGGCAACCACAGTTGTTTTCAGTCAGAAAATGATGATACTGAGTTATTTGAGCGCCTGAAAACCTTTGATATTCACCCTACAGGGGCACTTGCAGGGCAGGGAGAACTTCAGAGTCATGATGAATGCAAGCAGCTGGAAACAGCCGTGCTTGACGCATGGCAGGCTTGGGTTCAGGGATTATCAAGGCAGGGCCTGAAACAGGAGCGACGGGCTTTACGTCTGGTGCCGACAGAATTTAACTGGCAGTGGCATAACTCACGTTTACAACTCACATTCTTTTTACCTTCGGGCTGTTTTGCGACAGCCGTTTTGAGAGAAATGGCTGTTGTTGAAGATAGCAGTGAGAGAATTATTCAGGCTGACAGAGAGTCAGTATAG